A single genomic interval of Paenibacillus macerans harbors:
- a CDS encoding DUF2634 domain-containing protein has translation MIPETDENLLNEPLVDQPMPSLTWQIDLGRGRIAGKTDGLDAIKQAVFKVFQTDRFWYDIYSFDYGHELTLLLGSSPVFARSEANRMIREALLPDDRIDSLENVEVEVDGDRLIIRFTVVTAYGSFEQEVRRSV, from the coding sequence ATGATACCGGAAACAGACGAGAATCTGTTAAACGAGCCGTTAGTGGACCAGCCCATGCCGTCCCTGACTTGGCAAATTGATTTGGGCAGGGGACGCATCGCCGGGAAGACGGACGGCTTGGACGCCATCAAACAGGCGGTATTCAAGGTTTTCCAGACGGATCGCTTTTGGTATGACATCTATTCATTCGATTATGGCCACGAGCTAACGCTGCTGCTCGGCAGCAGCCCAGTATTTGCCCGGTCCGAGGCGAACCGGATGATTCGGGAGGCATTATTGCCTGATGACCGGATCGACTCGCTGGAAAATGTGGAGGTTGAAGTAGATGGCGATCGACTCATCATCCGTTTTACCGTGGTGACAGCGTACGGCAGTTTTGAGCAGGAGGTGAGACGTAGTGTATGA
- a CDS encoding putative phage tail protein, whose translation MSDDRILIHLPAFYGGIEDFIRLAETETIELDLAQGAIDQLFDDQFVETSALQAIKRREQMLGIQADPTRETLEFRRRRILNRYQTKPPFTVRYLQRQLDALVGKGMTIASVDYANRVLTVTANIDNASVFKEVLRTIETIKPANLVYQQNTALEGAVALEEHISAREMTWNYKLDGSWKLGEKPFLTYGPEVPIK comes from the coding sequence GTGTCTGATGATCGCATTTTGATCCATCTGCCGGCCTTTTACGGCGGCATTGAAGATTTTATCCGGCTGGCCGAAACGGAGACCATCGAGCTTGATTTGGCTCAGGGAGCCATCGACCAGCTTTTTGATGACCAGTTTGTTGAAACGTCCGCGCTGCAGGCGATCAAACGGCGCGAGCAGATGCTTGGCATCCAGGCGGACCCCACGAGAGAGACGCTGGAGTTCCGCCGGCGCCGCATTCTTAACCGCTACCAGACCAAACCTCCGTTTACCGTCAGATATTTGCAGCGGCAGCTCGACGCACTGGTCGGCAAAGGGATGACGATCGCGTCGGTGGACTATGCCAATCGGGTTTTGACGGTGACGGCCAACATTGACAATGCTAGCGTCTTCAAAGAGGTGCTCCGGACGATTGAGACGATCAAGCCGGCCAACCTCGTGTACCAACAAAACACGGCGCTAGAGGGAGCCGTTGCGCTGGAAGAGCATATCAGCGCGCGGGAAATGACATGGAATTACAAGCTGGACGGCTCTTGGAAGCTCGGGGAAAAACCATTCCTTACTTATGGACCGGAGGTGCCGATTAAATGA
- a CDS encoding XkdQ/YqbQ family protein, whose amino-acid sequence MTMAVKIINRQGTGNDAEWDVSEIVKGLSWKTSRIGKAGSVSFTLIKGSPFQTTNFTYNNGDIVRVRVNDTNVFHGYIFSIDEGRDEAVKITAYDQIRYLMNTDTYVFTGVTATEVVQRIAKDFNLKLGTVADTKHRIPTMTEDGKKLLDIIDKAITLTLHHTGRDYCLYDDFGSLCLREVNDAGLDLIIGDGSLMYDYEVKRSIDSDTYNQIKLYKDNKETGKREIYMAKDSVNIKRWGLLQHYQSVDEDYNTAQISELLDKLAKLKNRETKSLKVNALGDIRVRAGMRVRIIISEYGVDQALLVDECSHDFDGAVHTMTLDLRVV is encoded by the coding sequence ATGACCATGGCTGTGAAAATCATCAATCGGCAGGGGACCGGCAACGACGCCGAATGGGATGTTAGCGAAATCGTGAAAGGCCTGTCCTGGAAGACATCCCGGATCGGCAAGGCGGGGAGCGTTTCTTTTACGCTGATTAAAGGTTCTCCTTTTCAAACCACTAATTTTACGTACAACAATGGGGATATCGTGCGGGTCCGGGTGAATGACACGAATGTGTTCCACGGCTATATTTTCAGCATTGACGAGGGCCGGGACGAAGCCGTCAAGATCACCGCGTACGATCAGATCAGGTATCTAATGAACACCGACACCTACGTATTTACGGGCGTCACGGCGACGGAGGTTGTGCAGCGGATCGCCAAGGATTTCAATCTGAAGCTCGGGACGGTGGCTGATACGAAGCACCGAATCCCGACGATGACCGAGGATGGTAAAAAGCTGCTGGATATCATCGACAAGGCGATCACCTTGACCCTTCACCATACAGGCCGCGACTACTGCCTCTACGACGATTTCGGTTCGCTCTGCCTGCGCGAGGTGAATGATGCCGGGTTGGATCTGATTATCGGCGACGGCAGTCTGATGTACGACTATGAGGTTAAACGCTCGATCGACAGCGATACGTACAACCAGATTAAGTTATATAAGGACAACAAGGAGACCGGTAAACGTGAAATTTACATGGCCAAGGACAGCGTCAATATTAAGCGCTGGGGCTTGCTGCAGCACTACCAGTCGGTAGATGAAGACTACAACACGGCGCAGATCAGCGAGCTTCTGGATAAACTGGCCAAGCTTAAGAACCGTGAGACCAAGTCGCTTAAGGTAAACGCCCTGGGGGATATCCGCGTCCGCGCCGGCATGCGCGTCCGGATTATCATATCGGAATACGGCGTCGATCAGGCGCTGCTGGTGGATGAGTGTTCTCACGACTTCGACGGGGCGGTGCATACAATGACACTGGATTTGAGGGTGGTGTGA
- a CDS encoding baseplate J/gp47 family protein: protein MYEHMTFDFILQRMLSRVPDTIDKREGSVIYDACAPAAAELAQMYIELDVNYTLSFVDTASGEYLSRKTAEFGVNRIPATPAERKAMFYNSANDLMDVPLGTRFAIADLSFTVKEKISTGIYKMSCETPGTIGNTQFGPLLPIDYVANLTRAVLAEVLVPGEDEEPDDVLRNRFYETVNEPAFGGNVADYKQRINRIPGVGATKVYPVWQGGGTVKCTIIAADWTPPSPALIDEVQTIIDPTVNSGQGFGQAPIDHKVTIAGVTGLPINVETTLTLATGVTPGQVQADVEAVIASYLLELRKDWANQQQIIVRTAQIDARILTVNGVEDVTGTTVNGSAANLTLEADVVPQPGTVTLRV, encoded by the coding sequence GTGTATGAACACATGACTTTTGATTTTATACTGCAGCGAATGCTCTCCCGGGTACCGGATACGATCGACAAAAGGGAGGGCAGCGTTATTTATGACGCATGCGCACCGGCCGCGGCCGAGCTGGCCCAAATGTACATTGAATTGGACGTTAACTACACTCTTTCATTCGTGGACACGGCCAGCGGCGAATATCTGAGCCGGAAAACGGCTGAATTCGGGGTGAACCGCATACCGGCGACGCCGGCGGAGCGAAAAGCGATGTTTTACAACTCGGCCAATGACCTCATGGATGTACCTCTGGGTACACGGTTTGCGATTGCCGATTTGTCCTTTACGGTCAAAGAGAAGATCAGCACAGGCATATATAAAATGTCCTGTGAGACACCTGGCACGATCGGTAATACGCAGTTCGGTCCACTGTTGCCGATCGATTATGTGGCCAACCTGACCCGGGCCGTGTTGGCTGAAGTGCTGGTGCCGGGGGAAGACGAGGAGCCGGACGATGTACTCCGCAATCGATTTTACGAGACCGTCAACGAACCGGCTTTTGGCGGCAATGTCGCCGATTACAAGCAGCGGATCAATCGTATCCCGGGCGTCGGTGCGACCAAGGTTTACCCGGTCTGGCAGGGCGGAGGGACCGTTAAGTGCACCATCATTGCCGCGGACTGGACGCCTCCGTCGCCGGCGCTGATCGATGAGGTGCAAACGATCATCGACCCCACGGTCAATAGCGGTCAAGGATTTGGTCAGGCGCCGATCGACCATAAAGTGACCATTGCCGGAGTGACGGGCCTCCCGATCAATGTCGAGACGACGCTGACTCTAGCGACAGGAGTCACGCCCGGTCAGGTGCAGGCAGATGTTGAAGCTGTGATTGCGTCTTATCTGCTGGAGCTCCGGAAAGATTGGGCCAATCAGCAGCAGATCATCGTCCGGACCGCGCAGATCGATGCGCGAATCCTGACCGTGAACGGCGTCGAGGATGTGACCGGGACGACCGTTAATGGATCGGCAGCCAACTTAACGCTGGAGGCCGATGTGGTGCCGCAGCCGGGGACGGTGACCCTCCGTGTCTGA
- a CDS encoding pentapeptide repeat-containing protein, with protein sequence MSECMLSKTVFDYASLKNSILRNCLGIKASFDDANLSFADLSGSDMHRASFRRANSSHANFYNVDLTSAIFDGALLCGTSFKDAKGIEEVSAQYIFVGTEDEPIKLEGDNIQKWLLGFRKE encoded by the coding sequence TTGTCGGAATGTATGTTGAGCAAAACTGTATTCGATTATGCATCATTAAAAAATTCAATTTTGAGAAATTGCCTTGGTATAAAGGCGTCTTTTGACGACGCAAATCTTAGCTTTGCTGACTTATCCGGATCAGATATGCACCGTGCTTCTTTTCGAAGAGCGAATTCAAGTCATGCAAATTTTTACAATGTGGATCTAACAAGCGCTATATTTGATGGAGCACTTCTATGCGGGACAAGTTTTAAAGATGCAAAAGGAATTGAGGAAGTATCAGCTCAGTATATTTTTGTTGGAACAGAAGACGAACCAATAAAGCTAGAGGGCGATAATATACAGAAATGGTTGTTAGGATTTAGAAAAGAGTGA
- a CDS encoding phage tail protein, with translation MAKTDWTISDVVKAQDMNNIGEEINSLKNAIDNIHIPDAGLTEKGITKLSNAVNSTSEIEASTPKATKTAYDAAVAAQNTANAANTAAADAQNSANAANSAAANAQGMASAASSAAVTAQSKADAASNAVGPLSSLLTSAKGNAVAAINEVFQSGVDAKNQIVGAVNSKLGAGASTSDPWATIAQKITDSKAVRSIFGFGSSVEWGIQRNAGYASANYPPSYYRVELDLGSGTDTKDCYLYTLTPIDFTGVTQLYCLGVQQINRLGSDIARVVVDPVQHGSYSGGSVIASSDIPYHGSGYRQEFNIYTKGLTGWYYLRVHARGVSGKLWLEKMLLN, from the coding sequence ATGGCCAAAACGGATTGGACAATTTCAGATGTGGTTAAAGCACAAGACATGAACAACATCGGCGAAGAAATTAACAGCCTGAAAAATGCTATAGATAATATTCATATCCCGGATGCAGGCCTGACCGAAAAAGGTATCACAAAGCTCTCCAACGCCGTGAATAGCACCAGCGAAATTGAAGCTTCGACGCCGAAAGCCACGAAAACAGCATACGACGCAGCAGTGGCGGCACAAAATACAGCGAACGCTGCAAATACGGCTGCTGCAGATGCGCAGAACTCGGCGAACGCGGCGAATTCTGCCGCTGCTAACGCTCAGGGAATGGCTAGCGCGGCAAGCAGTGCGGCTGTTACCGCTCAAAGCAAGGCAGATGCCGCCAGCAACGCCGTAGGTCCCCTCTCAAGCCTGCTTACGTCGGCAAAGGGGAACGCGGTTGCCGCCATAAACGAGGTTTTTCAATCTGGAGTTGACGCTAAAAATCAGATTGTGGGCGCCGTCAACTCCAAGCTAGGCGCAGGAGCGTCCACAAGCGATCCGTGGGCTACTATAGCTCAAAAGATCACAGACTCGAAAGCGGTACGATCTATCTTTGGTTTTGGATCATCTGTGGAGTGGGGTATCCAAAGAAATGCCGGATACGCAAGTGCAAATTACCCGCCAAGTTATTATAGGGTTGAGCTAGATTTAGGCTCCGGGACCGACACTAAAGATTGTTATCTATATACCCTAACACCTATAGACTTTACTGGCGTGACACAACTCTATTGCCTCGGAGTACAGCAAATCAACAGATTGGGCAGCGACATCGCTAGGGTGGTTGTTGACCCGGTGCAGCACGGAAGTTACAGCGGAGGGAGCGTCATCGCATCGAGTGATATACCGTATCATGGTAGTGGATATCGGCAAGAGTTCAATATATATACAAAAGGATTAACTGGTTGGTACTATTTAAGAGTACATGCTAGAGGGGTATCAGGAAAATTGTGGTTAGAGAAGATGTTGCTAAATTGA
- a CDS encoding LysM peptidoglycan-binding domain-containing protein — MVRVYGVELSFNNRAEVLKLPINPSEIKVSESGQGSSYDVAGLGQINVIKDRGLTEYSFSGLFPAQWYKFVATDDLLHPVEYIKMIEKWMIAKRPIRFIFTSDTYDINTPASIESFTWKEVAGSGGDIEYDIQLKKYVFYAAQKITRETTNGGGQVQKKTAKTRPNDKQQPKNYTMVAGDSLWKVAQTKLGNGALWKEIQKLNGIKDSDLKRLPVGKVLKLP; from the coding sequence ATGGTGCGAGTATATGGCGTTGAGTTAAGTTTTAACAACAGGGCCGAGGTACTGAAGCTGCCGATCAACCCTTCCGAAATCAAAGTCAGTGAGTCCGGTCAAGGCAGCTCGTATGATGTGGCCGGGCTGGGCCAGATCAATGTGATTAAGGATCGGGGGTTGACGGAATACAGCTTTAGCGGCTTGTTCCCGGCCCAATGGTATAAGTTTGTGGCGACGGATGACCTGTTGCACCCGGTTGAATATATCAAGATGATCGAAAAATGGATGATCGCCAAGCGGCCGATCCGGTTTATTTTCACCAGTGACACTTACGACATTAATACACCGGCCAGCATCGAGTCTTTTACTTGGAAAGAGGTGGCCGGCAGCGGCGGAGACATTGAATACGATATCCAGCTTAAAAAATATGTTTTTTACGCCGCCCAGAAAATTACCCGGGAGACCACCAACGGGGGCGGCCAGGTACAAAAGAAAACGGCCAAAACCCGGCCCAATGATAAGCAGCAACCGAAGAACTATACGATGGTTGCCGGCGACAGTCTGTGGAAGGTGGCTCAGACGAAGCTCGGCAATGGAGCCCTTTGGAAGGAAATCCAGAAGCTAAACGGAATTAAGGACTCCGACCTGAAACGGCTGCCTGTAGGAAAGGTGCTGAAGCTGCCATGA
- a CDS encoding DUF2577 domain-containing protein, with amino-acid sequence MADLLGTLKKAATDAVHAGNPVAVLFGEISKVNPLEVIVDQRFTLTADFLYVTERLTRYEIDLKHNHTFDGGVTRDALPEKIDLQHNHTFDGGIAGDALPDKLDLKHNHAYNGGMTGDALPEKIVIREGLQAGDAVLLLRVQGGQKYVVWDRVVSGS; translated from the coding sequence ATGGCGGATTTACTAGGTACATTGAAAAAAGCTGCAACAGACGCCGTCCATGCCGGCAACCCTGTCGCAGTGCTGTTCGGCGAAATAAGCAAGGTGAATCCGCTGGAGGTAATCGTTGATCAACGGTTTACACTCACTGCGGATTTTTTGTATGTGACAGAACGCTTAACCCGATATGAAATCGATCTAAAACACAACCATACGTTTGACGGAGGAGTTACCCGCGATGCGTTGCCGGAAAAGATCGATCTCCAGCATAACCACACATTCGATGGCGGAATTGCCGGCGACGCGCTGCCGGACAAACTCGATTTAAAACACAACCACGCGTACAACGGTGGAATGACGGGGGACGCTTTGCCGGAAAAAATTGTGATCCGCGAAGGGCTGCAAGCCGGTGATGCGGTTCTGTTGCTGAGAGTACAAGGCGGTCAAAAATATGTCGTATGGGATAGGGTGGTGAGCGGATCATGA